TAGCTAATTCTACTTCCAGTCTCACACTAGAGAGAGCAAGAACATAGCAGTCATTCACTGTCTCAGTGATCCTAACCTGGCACCTAAGGCCCGGCCTTCAGTCCATGCTGGAATCCCAAGGAAGATGGTTCTAACATTGGTGAAGGATTGCCGCAGCAACAGAAGTACAGACTGGTCAGCAAGAGTgacagcaagcaggcaaaaaaaaaaaaaaaaaaaaaaaaaagcagtctccTTCTTCCATGCCCTATTCTGTGGGCTGCCGTCAGAAGGTGACactcaagcagggcagtggtggcacatgtctttaatctcagcacttgtgaggcagaggcaggtggatctatgggaattggaggccagcctgatctacagagggagttccaggacagccagggaaaaaaaaaaaagaacaaagaaacaacaacaacaaaaaacaaacaaactaaaagagaAAGAGCAAGCTTGGCAGCAGCCCagcatccatctgcctctgctccctgactgtggatgccacCAGAGCAGCCGCCTCACGCTCCTGCCGCCCCGCCttccccgccatgatggactgtgttcCTGGAagtgtgagctaaaataaacccttccctgtCTGAGTTGCTTCTTGTCTGTATTTGGTTACAGCAGTGAGAGAAGTGGACAGGATGTTAGTGATAAAGGCCAAGTTCATGGTCAGGTGCCGACTGCTTTTCAGTGCCTTTCCTTGATAAAAGCCTGGCATgttagcacaggcctttaatcccagcactcaggaggcagaggagggcaaACCTctatgacttcaaggccagcctggtctacagagtgagttccaaaacagccagggctacataatgagttcctgtctcaaaaagcaagaacAAACAAAGCCAcaagtggttaaaaaaaaaagtgctcacTGCTCTAAGGATGACCAGAGGTCAGTTCccagtagctcacaactgctcataaatccagttctagggaacctgacaccctcttctggcctacacacacaataaaataaaataaaataaaataaaataaaataaaataaaataaaataaaataaaaataaaataaataaaacttttaagaaaaaaaataaaagcaaaactaagCTATATGTAATGGTCCAGGCCTGTACTCTTAAcacctgggaaactgaggcaggaaaattctAAGTTCCAGATCTGCCTGGGCAATTTatcccctgtctcaaaataccagacaaacaacacaacaaacctcccccccccaagtCTTAATAGACTTGATATAGAATTAATATTCCAGCTCCGACAACCCCAAAAAGATACTTCACCCTTGCCCTTTCatagcagcagaggcagcaatggGATGTCTGTTGTGGTAgccacacaaaaaaaaaagaaagaaagaaagaaagagagagagagagagagagagagagagagagagagagagagagagagagagagagagagagaaagaagcgtGGAAGGGACGGATACCAGAGGAAGGACGCCTGATTGCTGGCAAGGTTCGCTAACAGTTCCCAACCATACCTGAAGAGGGCACTGTAGTCCAGGAGCTAAGTTCACCTCCCCCAAAATTCTTTTGAGTCCTCCCCTTTCCTGACTCCTACCACCTTAATTATAGACATGtgaacacaccacaccacaccacacacacacacacacacacacacacacacacacacacacaaacacacacactcctaacaAATTCCCTCCAGCCCCCAACACCTTCAGCCTGCATGTCAGTTTTCCTGCCGTGGACTGCGAAGACTTTTAGGCTGGATTCTAAATGTCTTGTTTTGGAGAGAGATTGGATGACAGGCCCATAGGATAATCGCCAGGATTGGGATCCTGGTACCGTGTGTGCTGTCTTTGACTGCTCGACTGGGTGGGTCTCTCTCCTAAGCATGCGCGCCCACATGAAGCACTATGGGGAAGGAATCCAAGGAACAATTTGGAGTCCCCCTTGTCCCCTGGCTGTGGTATTTATCACTTCTCAGTCTCTTGACTGTCCTTCAAGTTGCAAGCAGAAATCCCCAGAGCGACACCCATCAGGACACAAAAGACAGGTGGTTGGAATCACAAGAGGTTTGTGTCCTGAGGTGAGTGACTAGTGCTACAGACATTAACCATTACTCTTCCATTCACCAGAGTTGCCCATTGCCACCAATCCCTAATGGGGGACACCTCCGTACTGGCTCCCGTTTCTTCAGTGGTGGCCCCAGCTCACTCAGCACTTGTCCTGGCGGGTTGGCAGCTGCCCACCAAGAGACAGCCTTGAATGGAGCCTGCTTATTGACCAGCGTGGGCAGGCATTGTGGCCTCAAGCCCAGAGGGGTCAAGAGGTCAGACAGGCCATGCGAGGCAGCACGTAGGGCCCAACCCCCTCCACCTCTGGTTTCCCAGATCTGATGCCTTGCTaccagattgggggggggggggtttgagggAGCGGGTAGAGCCAGGAGAGTTGCGGGGTGCACACTCATGAAGATAGACAAGCCAGGAGTCTTGTTGGTGATTTTAGCTGTTGCTagtggtatttttttaaagacacaaaacttCAAACCCCTTCCCTCCCATGAAAGCAGAGTCACCGGCCATTCTGTCTATGGCTCCATGACCCTCTGTTGTCCAGTGCAGGGCTTGTGCTGTCTGGGGAAACACCATGAGACCTAAAGAATTCATGTTTTGCCCCCTAAATCCTCCATGCCCTGTATTCTTCATAGATGCCACAAAGATTGGACCCCAAAGCTtgtcgtgtgtgtatgtgtgtgtgtgtgtgtgtgtgtgtgtgttgggggggtgaTGGTTACAGTTCTGGCAGTGCACTAGTTGAGTTTAGATGTCTCTGTCCCTGAGTTCTAAGTCGGTCTCTGGGAGCTAAGGATGTAGTTCAATTAATAGAGTGTTTGCCTTGCATTCAGGAAGCCCAAGCTTCTATCTCCAGCACCCCATAAACAGGGACAGtgcacctgtgatctcagcacttgagaaacagaagcagaaagatcaggaattcaacgTTGTCCTTaactacatagcgagttccaggccagcctgggctatgtgagaccttcttgtctcaacaaaaactaaacaaatccAAGCTGATTCTCTGAGTCTCTCTTGTTCTGTGGCCTCAGGCTTGTCCAGTGACATCTTTTGATTTGAGAATGAAGCTCTGAGAAGTTCTTCTGGCCCCCAAGATACCACTGCTGGTGCTGGAGTGTCCATAGGACAGGCAGGGGAGAAGGTAACAACCCGTTTGATGAGAGTTGGGAGTGGTGGAGGGTTGGCGTTACACAGTGACGGTGAGCGAGTTGGTGGGTACACCGCGGTGGCAGCAGCGTGTCACCTGTCCCCTCTCCTGCAGGCCTCCCCTGTGTACAGCTTCAGTTTTCCCCGGAGGAAGTTGGAGTAGACCCGGAAGAGCTTGCAGAAAGTATCCACCGTGAGTGTTCGGAGTGGAGCAGGTGGGGTGGTGTCTGGAGGTGATATCAATTCCTTCTGTCAAGAGAGAAGAGCATATTACCAAAGTGTGCAGGAATACAGATAAAATGTGACCTGGGACAGAATGGGAGGGGTGTGTGAAGAGAGACCTCagcattaagtgtgtgtgtgggggggtagcCGCCAGAGGTGAGTCTTCTTCCATCACTctccatattatttttatttgtgaatgtaTGCAGGTGCCCAGGACATGCACAACACACCCTCAGATTTCCTAGGGGAATAAAAAGGCAGctatgagccacctgatgtgggggCTGGGCACTgaatctgcaagagcagcaagcactcttaatcactgaaccacctctccagccctgccacccTATGTTTTTAGAAAGTGTCTCTCCTAGAACCTGTAGCTCACCACCTAAGCAAGACTGGCTGAGCAGTGAGTCCCCGGGAATCCTTGTGATTCTGTGTCCCCGGCTCTGGGGTGGCATGTATGTTTCCCCTCactttgttgggttttgttgttgtttgtttgtttgtttttgtttttctttgcgggggaggggttcgagacagggtttctccgtgtagccctggctatcctggaactcactatgtagaccaggctggcctcgaactcagaaattcgcctgcctctgcctcccaagtgctgggattaaaggtgtgagccaccatcacctggctgttgggtttttttaatatataatttattttaaagatttatttattttatatatatgattacactgtagctgtcttcagacaccagaagagggcatcagatcctattacagatggttgtgagccaccatgtggttgctgggaattgaactcaggatctctggaagagcagttaaccgctgagccacctttccagcccctcattttttttttttttttttttttaattaacagaaGTGCTGAAGATCCAGCTTGGCTCCTCACAAGTACACAGCAAGCAGGCCATCCCCTGattcatctccccagcctgagcTGTCAGTATTCTTTGTTTTACATGTGTTATTACACTGATTTACTTATGtaggtgaaggtcagaggactttcggcgtgtgggtcccagggatcgaactcagggcatcaggcttAGTGGTAAGTTCCTATcgtcactgagctatctccctggctCAGACCTCAATATTCTTTATTGGTTTTTGGAGCATTCTGTAGAAGGGGAAGTGGCAGGGTCCACAGGCACTCACACTCACCTGAGCTCCCAGCACCCGAAGCAGTGAAGTGAGGCTACGAAGACCACTGATGGCTTTGTCTATATGAAGCTGAAGAATCTCTGGTGGCTGGGAGGAATTGGCTAGCAGGGCCTGGGCCTGCAGGATGGCTTCTGAGAGCAGGGACAGGCCTTGCCAAACTTCTACAGCCTGTTCTTCCACCTGGGGGAGGCAAAGActtagaaacagccagccagagtcATTCTCTATCCTCCCTGGCTATCAGACAGGACtaaaagaaggaacagaaaagcAAGCAGTAAGGTTtgttgaatgagtgaatgaatgaatgaatgaatggtgagCTATTCTGTTCCATCAACCATTGTCTCTAACATTCTTTCTCCCACACTATCAAGATGTGAAAATGAGACCCACCAACTTCTAGGAACCAGGGGTGGAGAGGATGGGGGCATggacaaatagacagacagacagtgatgaggacaggGACTAGACACAACAAAGCTCACCTCCATTCTTTTCCAGGCGTAGAAGTTGACTTTGGTATCTGGCACTGTAATATTCTCACTCAGTCTTGGACCTTCCACACTCATCTAAAAGACATAGCCCCAAGTCCAGGGGTTTGATTCTACAAAAAGCCACCAGCCACTCTGTCTTTGAACTTTCCCAGCATGCTTTTGGGGCCACCAGCTTTATCAGTCTTTATTTTAGACAGAGTTTcacgtagcccaggttggcctcacactTGGTATGTAGCTGAGGATCACCTTGAATCAgaagatcctcctacctccacctcccaagtattgggatgtAGGTTTGTGCCAACAAAAAAATGGCTCATGCAGccctgggaatcgaacccagggcttcttgcacaccaaacaagcactctaccaactaggCCACATCCCCTACCCAGTTTTATCATTCTCGTGGGTGTTGGGGTGGGGATGAAAGAGGTTTAATCTCATCTTGACCCTAAAGACAATTTCAGGAAGGGACCCAAATTCCCAGATCCCGGAgatccagtttctttcttttgtggggCCATGGAGCTTACCGTGACATTTTCTGCCTCCTTGGCCTCCAAGATGTACCTCTCCAGAACTCGACTGTCGCAGATGAGACGTGGGGGAGCACAGAGGACTGGGAGGCCCAGAGGAATCAGTAGCAAGGACAGTAAAAGCAACAGAGTGGGACGTTCTGGAAGAAAGGCAGGCTGAAAgtgaggcagggaggggagggggccgTGGGACTGCAATTTGCTCAGCGAGACCCCTCtgcccttctagtctctgctGACCCGACCTTGCAATTGCTTAGGCTCTGCCTGAGTGGCCTTCATTCAATCCCTGCGCGCTGCATACCCCACCCCCCAAGCGACCGGCATCCACTTCTCGGCCAAACTTCACTGTGAGTGCACGCCAGAGGCTGGCAGAACCTGGGAAGCTGGGACTCCTGGACGCAGGTAATTCTTTTAGCAACTTTCCACCCACAGAGTAGCGCCTCATCTCCCTAAAATCCCAGACTTTGTCCCTGTTCTGAATCCCCCCCCCGCCTTTTTTGTCATTCATAGGGGGCTCCCCAAACCCCTTCGTGCACGTGGAGGCTGCCCCACCCCCCCTCTCTTCCTTGATCCTTGGAGAGTCGCAGGTCCTTGAACACGGCCCCGTTTCCTGGCCAATAGCTTTAGATGTAAATCCTTGCTCAaacaggagcctggaggtcacAGGTCCCTAGCCTGTGAGTACTCACCGGGCACCCCCATCTCCGCGCCTGGCTGCCGGGCTCCTTAGCGACCCGGGGCTGGGCCAGTGTCCACGCTGCGAGTCTTCATCCTTGGAAGTTCTGAAGGGCCAGATCACCCCACTAGTCTGGAAGAAGGTGGTCACCGTCCAGGGGGTGCAGGCAGAGTGGGGACGCGGTGGCCCCGGCCAAGGGTCCGTTCGGGAACACAGTGAGACACAGCCACCGGTCAGGGTTGGTCCGGGGACACTGTGGCTCCGGCCGGGGGTCGGGGATGTTATCAGCATGTGTGCGTgcgcgggtgggggtgggggtgaagctGTGTGTGCGTGAGGGGTCGCCAGAGGTGGGGGCCACCTGGGGTCAGAGCAAGGGGCAGGACGCCTGGGTCTGGTGCTTGCTGGGGTGGAGCTGCGGCTGTTCCAGGCACACACGCTGTCAGGGGGGCTTGGGGGGGGCAGGTTCTGATTTCCAGGAGGGTAGCCCAGTGGGGTGCGCATCTGAGATGTGCGAGGGAAGCCTAAGGCTGAGGTAAGTCTAATTGACCTATGAAAAGCTGGGCACCTGAACACCTCCGCTGGGGGGCGTCCTTGTCTTGGGGCGGGGACTTAGATCAGAAACGACTAGATGCCTTTTCTTCTCACAGTCTTAAGACTTGTTCTAAGGGTCAGGGTTGTCCCCGTTAAGGAGTCAGACTCAGACAAGTGGAGTAACAAATGgggcctcctcccctccttctcctcatttTCTAGAACCCTAAAAACCCAAGAAGGTAACTTTCAGAGCAGGAAGCCTGTGGTGCACTGCTGAGGACGCATGGGCAAGTTGATAGTGGGTTCTTGCTTTTGTTTATGCGGTGCTGAGACTGGAACCCAGTGGCTTctgttaggcaaacactctgtGACTGAGCTCCCACTGAGCAGGGGGATTCTgggcactctaccactgaaccacgcccctagcctctcactgggggattctaggcaggggctctacagATGAGTCCAGTCTCCAGAACCAATGTCTATTTTGTGTAAGACCATTtgcaggattaaaaaaaaaatacgttTTAATCTTCTTCAAGATCCTATACAGCCAAACTAGTTCTGAAGATGGCAGGCAATGTATCAGAACCCAAGTGTGCAGCTCTGAGGTGTAAGAGCTGAGGGCGAGCGAGCTCATATCCAACCAAGGAAGTTAAGGCAGATGGGATGGCAGAAATCACTCTGAGCTCAGACTTGAGGATTGAGCAGTGTGAATGGATTGTAGTGCCAGTGGGTATGGGAGGGGACTGAGGTGTATGAGGAGAAGTGGGGGGTATGGAATGAGGGGATCAGGCCAGAGTGCTCTTATGGAGGAACCATGTTGCAAAATAGCCTTGACTGCTATTCTGAATAATTTggattaaagagagagagagagtaggaattcatttattctttcaggaAATCTTCAAATGCTGGTGTGGTGGTGTGCTCTGgtcatcccagcatttaggaggctgggggcagcttgggctacatagtgaaactatctcaaaagataaaagaaggactgaagagatggctcagtggttaagggcacgtGTTACTCTTgttgaggacccaggttctattcccagcacccatacggtggttctcaaccatccataactccagttccaaggaatcgatggcctcttctgacctctccaagCACTGGGCATgtgcacagcacacatacacatatgcaggcaaaccaAATAAAACATGAATCTAATAAAAAATGTAGGGATAAAAGAAATGTTAAGGACTATGTTCCACCTACTAGGAAGGGACCTGAGGACAAGGTTATCAATGGCACAGTCAAGAATGCCTGCCCTGGGTGACATTCTAGTGTGGAGAGGGACAATGGGCAGATGTCATTTAGAACTAAGTAGAGGTGGCTGGAGATATGTCTAGCAGTTTGTGAGCACTTGctcttttgcagaggacccaggttcagttgctAGCAACCATATGGCCACtaacagctatctgtaactccagatatagggatctgatgccctcttctggactccgaGGAGGCTATACACATGTGTTGCACAGACACATGGGTCAAAatccatatgtataaaataaaaatatttatataatatttaaaaatatgtataaaataaaaatcatattatatatctttaatatataatatgatgtatatatcatatatatcgtATATACTATAGACGTagtatatcacatatatataagAATAAATGGAAGGAGTTGAGGAAATGATTTAGTCAGTAAATGTTTGCTTCATATGTACAAGGACCTGATTTACATTTCCTAGTAAAATTTTACATTCCACATAAAATCTGGGCATaaaccaggaggtggtggcacacacctttaatattagcactgggaggcaggggtaggtggagctccatgagttcaaggccagcctggtctacagggtgagttacAAGActgtcaggactacacagagaaaccctgtctccaaaataccAAACTCAAAACAACAATCAAAAGTATGCTGGCACGTGATCGATAGCAACCCCAGtgtttgggaggtagaagcaggaggattcctggagctcattggACAGCTAATAGAACCAAATCAGTAACTTCCAGGTTCactaagaccctgcctcaaaaacagcGGAGGGTCAGtgagaagatgactcagtgggtaaaggtacttgccaccaagtctggtgGCCTGAGACCCACGTAGTGGAAGAAGAGACTCAGCTGCTGCAAGCTGGTCTGGGACCTCCGCGTGTGCCATGTAGAACTCATACACGGAGATGCACATGCAATTAATTAATAATTCATTAATGTAACAAACATGAAATGGAGAAGCAATTGAGTAAGACATCTGAAAGCCAAACTGTGGCCTCCGCTcttgcaccacatgcatgtatacatacacacacacatatatacatacacacacatatgcacacacatacacacacagaaacacagagacagacatatatgcacacacacatgcccacacacatgcacatgtgcacacacacacactctaaggAGGAAAGACATGGAAGGTGCACCCAGGAGTTGCAGTTGCCTATTCAGTCAATAGGCAGTCAGGGTTGCCAGTCCATTATTCTGACGTGCTGGAGGAAAAAGGGAGCCATAGGATTTAGCTGGGGAGAGCATGATCAAAACAAGCTGTAGAAACATGAAGAAGAGGCCCGGAGGAAGCTAGCTGGTGAGCTAGCTGGAAGTCAGATGAACCTGAGCCTGATTCTTCTGACTGGACCGTTATCACCTTAGACCTTTTCAGGGGTTCTTCCCAAACCTGCTGTCCAGACTTAGCAGCCAGCTCTGCTTTCCAACAGTAGCCCAGACATGAGGCATGCAGAACGAACACACGTCCACACACGTCCGCCTGTGAGCTCAGTCCCGACCACCGCACCCCTCCCACCAGGCTGCTCTTTCCAGGGCCCCTGACTCCTGCGTCACTGCTCTGACCTATCCACCGGAGAGAGGGCCAGGGACAGATGGGGGCAGGGACAACACGGCCTGACATGGCCTTAGAAGGAGGAGCCTTTTGGGGCTGTAGGACCTGTTCCTTTTCTGTCACTAACTTTTCAGAGAACCCTAGGAGAGGGGCCAGGTCCATCAGCTTCTATATGTTGGAGCCAGCAGGATTGGATGTCCCCTGGggccttggagagagagagagagagctaccaTTGTATTTGTGGGGAAGAAAACAGTGAACAAGTCAATGCACGGCATGCCCGATTCTAATGCCACATAATCCCCAAGTGCTGAGGGGCTCTGGGGACCCAACATCAGTTCGAAAGCACTGGTGCACTACAGAACACAGTCTGTGCATCTGATGGCAGGTGACTCTGAGGGAACCGAGAGGAAACAGAGCCGGAAGCGCTAGtagggtgtgatggcacacacgtGCAATCCTAGCTCTTGAATGGAAGGGGCAGAAGGTTCGTAGcaagttcaaggcagcctgggttacacggcatactccaggccagccagggccgtGTCACATgatctgtctcaaaatgaaaaccaaacagcCGGGGTAGAGCggtgcacacctgtcatcccagcactggggggtgAGGAGCGGGGGAGGcgggaaggatcaggagttcagggctaTCTTCTGATATGTAGtgaattggaggctagcctgggctacgtgagaccctctctcaaaaagagaaagaaataaaagaaggcaaacaaacaaaaccctctgtCTCGGTCCCCCCACGGAGGTCTGTCACTGTCCACCCATCACCATATAGAACCCCAAAGCCCACTCTAGTCCTTCCTAACCCTGTCTCTCCATTTGTTTTCCCATAAATATTCTCACCTATGTCATGACCCCGAGCAGGAATCTTTTactttttgtggttgttgttgttttttcacgTGACaaggtctcacgtagcccaggctaggcttgAGCTCTATAAGTAGCCAAGGAATACCTTGAACTTGTGGC
This portion of the Arvicanthis niloticus isolate mArvNil1 chromosome 24, mArvNil1.pat.X, whole genome shotgun sequence genome encodes:
- the Epo gene encoding erythropoietin isoform X1, which codes for MGVPERPTLLLLLSLLLIPLGLPVLCAPPRLICDSRVLERYILEAKEAENVTSGCVEGPRLSENITVPDTKVNFYAWKRMEVEEQAVEVWQGLSLLSEAILQAQALLANSSQPPEILQLHIDKAISGLRSLTSLLRVLGAQKELISPPDTTPPAPLRTLTVDTFCKLFRVYSNFLRGKLKLYTGEACRRGDR
- the Epo gene encoding erythropoietin isoform X2 translates to MGVPERPTLLLLLSLLLIPLGLPVLCAPPRLICDSRVLERYILEAKEAENVTSGCVEGPRLSENITVPDTKVNFYAWKRMEVEEQAVEVWQGLSLLSEAILQAQALLANSSQPPEILQLHIDKAISGLRSLTSLLRVLGAQELISPPDTTPPAPLRTLTVDTFCKLFRVYSNFLRGKLKLYTGEACRRGDR